In a single window of the Halalkalicoccus subterraneus genome:
- a CDS encoding tyrosine-type recombinase/integrase, producing MSDPNPQGSTTTSDSPSLHEGLTQFLKAKAKGDDSGNYRRNADRVITNWTDWLDQRDIDSFEQLDETVLAHYAEHLRRRVAANEAETTDSGIARSTAWTYYNIISAFLGWASKWGYLQENYARAGLAQESMPERSASQQSQQQFWTPDQRTQILNYVNKRAHDAIDEKGLDANTEARDRALVAVLAFTGVRASEIFRSEHDNRTGRQGIRWRDVDLNEQTISVLGKNQQRQSAWLLEQAIPAVERYRTISDPPTDDWPVFPTRHAPSLHECARTHLREVEDKNEEAIEAVLDENPIEEVLREYRVVPPAITTTGARSVMKRLCEAADLDIPTPPDGPGYLQLHGARRGIGDTFYRMDRGTAQDLMRHQSLETTKDHYSHIDATEGAKRAGEMLDQATDDI from the coding sequence ATGTCCGACCCCAATCCCCAGGGTTCAACCACTACATCCGACTCTCCATCGCTCCATGAGGGTCTCACGCAGTTCCTCAAGGCAAAAGCCAAAGGCGACGATTCAGGCAACTATCGACGCAACGCAGACCGCGTCATCACTAACTGGACCGACTGGCTTGATCAACGAGATATTGATAGTTTCGAGCAGCTCGACGAAACCGTTCTCGCACACTACGCCGAACATTTGCGTCGCCGTGTCGCCGCAAACGAAGCTGAGACAACGGACAGTGGTATCGCTCGCTCAACCGCTTGGACGTACTACAACATCATCTCAGCCTTTCTCGGCTGGGCCTCCAAGTGGGGCTATCTTCAGGAGAACTACGCACGAGCCGGCCTCGCTCAGGAATCGATGCCCGAACGATCCGCCTCTCAGCAATCCCAACAACAGTTCTGGACGCCAGACCAACGGACACAGATTCTCAACTACGTCAATAAGCGAGCTCACGACGCTATTGACGAGAAAGGTCTCGACGCCAATACCGAAGCTCGAGATCGTGCATTGGTCGCTGTCCTCGCGTTTACTGGGGTGCGTGCGTCCGAGATCTTCCGTTCGGAGCATGACAACCGCACCGGTCGCCAAGGGATTCGCTGGCGTGACGTCGACCTCAACGAGCAGACAATTTCTGTCCTCGGGAAGAATCAGCAACGTCAGTCAGCATGGCTCCTTGAACAGGCGATTCCCGCTGTCGAACGCTATCGAACGATCAGCGATCCACCAACCGATGACTGGCCCGTCTTTCCCACCAGACACGCACCATCACTGCACGAGTGTGCTCGGACGCATCTTCGGGAAGTTGAAGACAAAAATGAAGAGGCGATAGAAGCAGTTCTCGACGAGAATCCAATCGAGGAGGTACTGCGAGAGTATCGAGTTGTCCCGCCCGCGATCACGACAACGGGTGCTCGAAGCGTAATGAAACGGCTCTGTGAGGCCGCAGACCTCGATATTCCGACTCCACCAGATGGTCCCGGTTATCTCCAGCTCCACGGGGCTCGCCGTGGGATCGGTGATACGTTCTATCGAATGGACCGTGGCACCGCACAGGATCTCATGCGACACCAGAGTCTCGAAACGACAAAAGACCACTATTCACATATCGATGCGACCGAGGGAGCCAAACGTGCGGGCGAGATGCTTGACCAAGCTACAGACGATATTTAA
- a CDS encoding substrate-binding domain-containing protein, whose protein sequence is MRRRRYVQMLGFSGSLSIVGCIGDRTTATDSEPPMKTLTLATATTVHDSGLLDELTPGFEDLFGVTLKAVVQGTGAALRTARDGDCDIVLVHARPLENEFIHAGYGINRRRLMVNDFMIIGPPDDPAGVAGRSPSAAFRAIAETETLFLSRGDRSGTHIRERRLWREAGVVPSGEWYRETGQGMGSTLVTAEQIGAYTLIDRGTFLSVSTDGTLVQHIARGIEGPPPLLRNEYAVIPVNPARNEGAYALAMAFVGSLTGPGQAAIEEFHVNGERVFRPTAMSLDPDFEQYVPTDWPEWNT, encoded by the coding sequence GTGCGCCGACGAAGATACGTCCAGATGCTCGGCTTTAGCGGGTCACTGTCGATTGTCGGATGCATCGGGGATCGTACTACCGCTACGGACTCCGAACCACCGATGAAGACATTGACACTCGCAACCGCCACTACGGTCCACGATAGCGGACTCCTCGACGAGTTGACCCCCGGGTTTGAAGACTTGTTCGGCGTGACACTGAAGGCAGTTGTCCAAGGTACGGGGGCCGCGCTGCGAACAGCCCGGGATGGCGACTGTGATATCGTCCTCGTTCACGCTCGGCCGCTGGAAAACGAGTTCATTCACGCTGGATACGGTATCAATCGACGGCGTCTCATGGTCAACGATTTCATGATCATCGGCCCACCCGACGATCCCGCAGGCGTGGCCGGGCGCTCCCCAAGTGCAGCCTTTCGTGCGATCGCCGAGACGGAAACTCTGTTTCTGTCGCGAGGTGATCGCTCGGGGACACATATCCGCGAGCGCCGCTTATGGCGGGAGGCGGGCGTCGTTCCGTCAGGGGAATGGTACCGCGAGACCGGCCAAGGCATGGGCAGTACACTGGTCACTGCCGAGCAGATCGGGGCGTACACGCTGATAGACCGAGGGACGTTCCTCAGCGTGAGTACCGATGGGACACTCGTTCAACACATCGCTCGTGGAATCGAGGGGCCACCACCGCTGCTTCGCAACGAGTACGCGGTCATCCCTGTGAATCCCGCCCGGAACGAGGGAGCGTATGCCCTTGCCATGGCGTTCGTGGGCTCTCTCACTGGTCCCGGGCAGGCAGCCATTGAGGAGTTCCATGTGAATGGTGAGCGAGTGTTTCGACCCACTGCAATGTCTCTAGATCCGGACTTCGAGCAATACGTGCCAACCGATTGGCCCGAGTGGAATACCTGA
- a CDS encoding ATP-grasp domain-containing protein: MFTAVASQLRDAGHTVRFFEPRSELSPIHIDDLALLVNKQVFPLNLPALRYAQRTGTFLWNNLIATIALSSRLIGLRALETVGFRTPRITFEKPEFEYVAKPFYIWHGDPELNGEGGFYQERIHTDPIDYKYYAVNDGTQVQIAAKRVTSKLYGPKRLLNQVRPEPMLTRRLRHLVNRLGLQGVGVDFVKDDKDQFWAIDVNLAAGYRDSELEPALCESIRMGLPNK, encoded by the coding sequence GTGTTCACTGCCGTCGCCAGTCAACTTCGGGACGCGGGACATACAGTTCGGTTCTTTGAACCACGATCCGAACTCTCTCCGATCCACATTGACGATCTCGCTCTGCTCGTCAACAAGCAGGTGTTCCCGCTCAATCTCCCCGCTCTTAGATATGCACAGCGAACGGGGACATTCTTGTGGAACAACCTTATCGCGACGATCGCGTTGAGTTCACGGCTCATCGGGCTCCGAGCGCTTGAGACGGTCGGGTTTCGTACTCCTCGAATAACCTTCGAGAAACCCGAGTTTGAGTACGTTGCAAAGCCCTTCTACATCTGGCACGGCGACCCCGAACTGAACGGTGAGGGAGGGTTCTATCAAGAGCGGATTCACACGGACCCCATCGATTACAAGTACTACGCTGTCAATGATGGAACGCAAGTCCAAATAGCGGCCAAGCGCGTTACTTCGAAACTCTACGGTCCCAAGCGACTCCTGAATCAGGTTCGTCCCGAACCGATGCTTACGCGACGTCTGCGTCACCTCGTCAACCGACTTGGTCTCCAGGGCGTCGGAGTTGACTTCGTCAAAGATGACAAGGACCAGTTCTGGGCTATCGACGTCAATCTCGCCGCAGGATACCGGGATAGCGAATTAGAACCTGCCCTCTGTGAGTCGATTCGTATGGGTCTACCCAATAAGTGA
- a CDS encoding DUF5518 domain-containing protein, producing MTDWRSVGIGFVLQVVFGIIAFAFPGVGTVIAGFLAGLISAYLTNHGARDGAWHSLLSGALGGIIVATIAGIAISLLGFALGSSGLGALFGGSVVAIGVLIAFLTAIPSSVGGAIGGYIN from the coding sequence ATGACTGATTGGCGCTCCGTCGGTATTGGGTTCGTTTTGCAAGTAGTGTTCGGAATCATCGCGTTTGCGTTCCCAGGGGTCGGGACCGTCATCGCTGGGTTTCTCGCTGGCCTCATCTCGGCCTACCTTACCAATCATGGTGCTAGAGATGGTGCGTGGCACTCGCTTCTCTCCGGCGCTCTCGGTGGAATTATTGTTGCAACTATCGCCGGTATCGCTATCTCCCTCCTTGGCTTCGCACTTGGCTCATCAGGATTGGGGGCACTGTTCGGTGGGAGTGTAGTGGCTATCGGGGTTCTGATCGCATTCCTCACCGCGATTCCGAGTTCGGTCGGTGGTGCAATCGGCGGGTACATCAACTGA
- a CDS encoding sulfite exporter TauE/SafE family protein: MSDIGVSLELALLLVVIALFAGIGITAIGPGGVFVTVALFALVPISSAQVAGTASATFVATGLLGSAVYLRSGEFVSGFARELAVLLSGTSIAGALLGSQANLLLPEWVFGYSLATFIASIGVLIIYREAVGLKPSTRLSEIPGRQRRILIGIIGTGIGFLGGMLGVGGPIVAVPILVVLGVPMLIAVAVAQVQSVFISAFATVGYLAVDAVSLPLVLLIGLPQLVGVVLGWQVAHRVDPARLRIILGVVLILIAPTLVF; the protein is encoded by the coding sequence TTGAGCGATATCGGTGTTTCACTCGAGCTCGCGTTACTTCTCGTTGTCATTGCTCTTTTTGCTGGGATCGGGATTACTGCAATTGGTCCTGGAGGCGTGTTTGTGACCGTCGCTCTGTTTGCGTTAGTCCCAATATCGTCTGCACAAGTGGCTGGCACAGCGAGTGCCACCTTTGTTGCGACGGGATTACTGGGAAGCGCTGTCTACCTTCGTTCAGGAGAGTTTGTTAGTGGATTTGCCCGTGAGCTTGCAGTATTGCTTAGTGGAACAAGCATCGCCGGTGCACTCCTAGGTTCACAGGCAAATCTGCTCCTCCCTGAGTGGGTCTTTGGTTATTCGCTCGCCACCTTTATTGCTAGTATCGGCGTCTTGATAATCTATCGCGAGGCTGTTGGGCTCAAACCATCGACTCGTCTGAGTGAAATCCCAGGTCGCCAACGCCGTATTCTAATCGGAATAATCGGAACAGGGATCGGATTTCTCGGTGGGATGCTTGGTGTTGGTGGGCCGATCGTTGCAGTTCCGATTCTTGTCGTACTGGGTGTCCCAATGTTGATTGCCGTCGCAGTTGCACAGGTACAATCTGTGTTCATCTCCGCCTTCGCAACTGTTGGCTATCTCGCGGTGGATGCAGTGTCGCTCCCGCTCGTGCTTCTCATTGGACTCCCACAGTTGGTCGGAGTCGTATTAGGGTGGCAAGTAGCTCATCGAGTGGATCCAGCCCGGCTGCGGATCATATTAGGGGTAGTTCTCATACTCATCGCTCCAACACTCGTCTTCTAA
- a CDS encoding universal stress protein has protein sequence MTNSILVPINGIPPTIAALNHVLTLEDSHEITVLQVCPIVERDNSIRQTVIPEAIDEQQEASRQTAEQIFSKATDYATEHDVTLKTATESGHPAERISAYAATNDITRIVIGTQEQSLLSRILRGSLPDEIMKRSSVPVTTIQTPTDESSRRSDGTDQERPLTFSRGIN, from the coding sequence ATGACCAACTCGATTCTCGTCCCGATTAACGGTATACCACCGACAATTGCTGCTCTCAATCACGTACTCACACTTGAGGACTCGCATGAAATCACGGTCCTCCAGGTTTGTCCGATCGTTGAACGAGACAATAGTATTCGCCAGACAGTCATCCCGGAAGCAATCGACGAACAACAAGAGGCCAGCAGGCAGACCGCAGAACAGATCTTCTCAAAAGCAACGGACTATGCCACCGAGCACGACGTAACACTCAAGACAGCTACCGAATCAGGGCACCCTGCTGAACGAATCAGTGCATACGCTGCTACCAATGACATTACTCGCATCGTCATCGGAACGCAAGAACAGTCACTTCTCTCACGTATTTTGCGCGGCAGCCTTCCAGATGAAATCATGAAACGATCGTCGGTTCCAGTAACAACGATTCAGACCCCGACAGATGAATCCTCCCGAAGATCTGATGGCACTGATCAGGAACGGCCGCTCACATTTTCGCGTGGGATAAACTGA